A part of Brassica rapa cultivar Chiifu-401-42 chromosome A05, CAAS_Brap_v3.01, whole genome shotgun sequence genomic DNA contains:
- the LOC117134409 gene encoding replication protein A 70 kDa DNA-binding subunit E-like gives MAFLNTVSELKPFKSMWKIKVKIIRLWRQYSAQGGATIEMVLSDSNGDNIHATVKKELVDQFAPVLGEGMTRILINFTLNHSCGSYRTTSHPYKIGFIETTRVKRCDDLPYALSGFKSANFEDILNGSLNPDYLVDVLGQIVEVSHVEVVSVNGKDTQKISLELRNLEDVRLPIVLWGSFAMDVNEAVQTKGDESIICVLRFGKIKIWKDERSVSNAYNVSYVSLNPAMAEVAEFKSKLPQDSIVLAIVESKALALANGVSQKEDFFVHTPRRTISYLLESKQVEQGIVLCTIAAIDCDMGWYYLSCKVCAKKVLTVPSENLDDGEDEDGGGHSYYCAKCKVYNPKLLPRYKLHIVVLDSTGNAKFLLFDNIAFHLIHTPCLELTGPNIDEIQDPEDLPLAITNLIGKTYLFKIGIEKENFVYKHDTFKVLKIITNPDMISEFDVVNSLTDTSSFVTPESSLLSDAPEGSLMLTNGVSEETQTTAITPAKRRGGPVINLEESFDQNSVTKTPCSIRIKKEKNERSG, from the exons ATGGCTTTTTTAAACACAGTGTCTGAACTGAAACCGTTTAAGAGTATGTGGAAAATCAAGGTCAAAATCATAAGGCTTTGGAGGCAGTATTCCGCGCAAGGAGGTGCCACCATTGAAATGGTTTTAAGTGACTCCAAC GGTGATAACATTCACGCTACTGTGAAGAAAGAATTGGTGGATCAATTTGCACCTGTTCTAGGAGAAGGGATGACAAGAATTTTGATTAACTTCACGCTAAATCATTCTTGTGGATCCTACCGGACGACTTCCCATCCATACAAGATTGGTTTCATTGAAACCACACGTGTCAAACGTTGTGATGATTTGCCATATGCTTTAAGTGGGTTCAAATCTGCTAATTTTGAAGATATCCTCAATGGTTCTCTAAACCCGGATTACTTGGTTG ATGTTTTGGGCCAGATCGTGGAAGTATCCCATGTTGAAGTTGTTTCTGTGAATGGGAAGGACACCCAGAAAATCTCCCTTGAACTTCGAAACCTAGA AGATGTACGACTCCCCATAGTTCTTTGGGGAAGCTTTGCAATGGATGTCAATGAAGCTGTTCAAACTAAGGGTGATGAATCAATAATATGTGTGTTGCGTTTTGGGAAGATTAAAATCTGGAAAG ATGAGCGCAGCGTTTCAAATGCCTACAATGTGTCATATGTGTCTCTGAATCCGGCAATGGCAGAAGTTGCAGAATTTAAGTCTAA GTTACCTCAGGATTCAATAGTTTTGGCAATTGTTGAATCAAAAGCTTTGGCACTGGCGAATGGAGTTTCTCAGAAGGAAGACTTCTTTGTGCACACACCAAGAAGAACAATTTCCTACTTGCTTGAATCTAAGCAG GTGGAGCAAGGAATAGTACTTTGCACAATTGCTGCCATTGATTGTGATATGGGATGGTATTATCTTAGCTGCAAAGTGTGTGCAAAGAAGGTTTTAACCGTTCCAAGTGAAAATCTGGAcgatggagaagatgaagatggtgGTGGACATTCTTACTATTGTGCCAAATGCAAAGTTTACAATCCCAAACTTCTGCCTAG GTACAAATTGCACATTGTCGTTCTTGACTCAACCGGGAATGCAAAGTTCCTGCTATTTGATAACATTGCTTTCCATCTGATTCATACGCCATGCCTTGAGTTGACAGGACCGAACATTGATGag ATTCAAGATCCAGAAGACCTCCCCCTTGCAATCACCAACTTAATTGGTAAAACTTATCTATTCAAAATAGGTATTGAGAAGGAGAATTTTGTTTACAAGCATGACACATTTAAAGTGTTGAAGATCATCACAAATCCGGATATGATTTCTGAGTTTGATGTGGTGAACTCTCTTACG GATACAAGTAGCTTTGTTACTCCGGAATCATCCTTATTATCTGATGCGCCTGAG GGTTCACTGATGCTAACCAACGGTGTTTCTGAGGAAACACAAACTACAGCCATAACTCCAGCCAAACGCAGAGGAGGGCCTGTGATCAACTTAGAAGAGTCCTTCGATCAGAATTCAGTCACAAAAACCCCATGTTCGAtcagaatcaagaaagagaagAATGAGAGAAGTGGCTAA